The following proteins are encoded in a genomic region of Oreochromis aureus strain Israel breed Guangdong linkage group 8, ZZ_aureus, whole genome shotgun sequence:
- the LOC116322708 gene encoding E3 ubiquitin-protein ligase TRIM21-like, translated as MASGSSLFSEDQFLCPICLDVFTRPVSTPCGHNFCMLCIKTYWNDVQVCRCPVCNHTFERRPDLKVNTFISELASNVLSLKGKVFDTWSAHSLQASPGAVVLCGICTDTPQEAIKSCVECQTSYCDVHLAPHHLAPGLKKHTLIEPVASLEGRICEEHNRLLMWFCRDDSALLCDVCSSSHHKEHSVVPVEQAYDEKKSLLEHTEGKVQRMIQERLQNVVKVKESVKLSKTETEKVIASGMQDLTDLVSEIQRSQTELIAVIEEKQKTVEQKAGGVISDMEKEITELQLTSVKLTELKQTKDQLHFLRHYPNSSVLPQTIDLLNLSFNRHLEIQHIGEYLRNSVSQLRTLLNKMKTDIQKLCDSSDVSNKATLRYMQRYEVNVLLDPDTAHPLLMISDDLKEVRYSMRSGWWANQISNPNMFTEHLAVLGNRSFSSRKLYFEVYVGQKTEWCLGMAAASVQRRGSLSRDSRSGLWAMWFLENKFETFNSPDEPVHFGKVERIGVFVDYDRGQISFWDTEAATLIYSFSECFFTEELYPYFNPCDNEFGSNLDPIIIVPVGESESAGLQRLTL; from the coding sequence ATGGCATCTGGCAGCAGTCTCTTCTCTGAGGACCAGTTTCTGTGTCCCATCTGCCTGGATGTCTTCACTCGCCCAGTTTCCACTCCATGTGGACACAACTTCTGCATGTTGTGTATCAAAACCTACTGGAACGATGTGCAAGTCTGTCGGTGTCCTGTCTGTAATCACACTTTTGAAAGAAGACCGGATCTCAAGGTCAACACTTTCATTTCAGAGCTCGCCTCAAACGTCTTGTCGCTTAAAGGTAAAGTTTTTGACACCTGGAGTGCTCATTCACTGCAGGCCAGCCCTGGAGCTGTGGTGCTATGTGGCATCTGTACCGACACGCCGCAAGAAGCAATTAAATCATGTGTGGAGTGTCAGACTTCATACTGCGACGTTCATCTGGCGCCTCATCACCTTGCCCCTGGACTGAAGAAGCACACGTTGATTGAACCTGTGGCGAGCCTGGAGGGGCGGATCTGTGAGGAACATAACAGGCTGCTGATGTGGTTCTGCAGAGACGACAGCGCTCTGCTGTGTGACGTCTGCTCCAGCTCCCACCACAAGGAGCACTCCGTTGTTCCTGTGGAGCAGGCGTACGACGAGAAGAAGAGCCTGCTGGAGCACACTGAGGGTAAAGTGCAGCGGATGATCCAGGAAAGGCTCCAGAACGTCGTGAAAGTGAAGGAATCAGTCAAGCTAAGCAAGACAGAAACTGAAAAGGTGATTGCCAGCGGCATGCAGGACCTAACAGACCTGGTGTCTGAGATTCAGAGGAGTCAGACAGAGCTCATCGCGGTCATTGAggagaaacaaaaaactgtagaACAAAAAGCAGGAGGGGTAATTAGTGATATGGAGAAGGAGATCACAGAGCTGCAGTTGACAAGTGTGAAGCTGACTGAGCTAAAGCAGACTAAAGATCAGCTCCATTTTCTCCGGCACTACCCAAACTCCTCTGTCCTGCCTCAAACAATAGATCTGTTGAATCTCAGCTTTAACCGACACCTGGAGATACAACACATAGGCGAATATTTGAGAAACTCCGTCTCCCAGCTGCGAACACTGctcaataaaatgaaaacagacatACAAAAACTGTGCGACAGCTCAGACGTGTCAAATAAAGCCACACTCAGATATATGCAGCGGTACGAAGTGAACGTCTTGCTGGATCCGGACACGGCTCATCCTCTGCTCATGATATCAGACGACTTGAAAGAAGTAAGATACAGCATGCGCTCAGGATGGTGGGCAAACCAAATCTCGAACCCAAACATGTTCACTGAGCATCTTGCAGTTCTGGGAAACAGAAGCTTCTCATCCCGCAAGCTTTACTTCGAGGTTTACGTGGGTCAGAAGACCGAGTGGTGTCTGGGCATGGCTGCTGCGTCGGTCCAGAGGAGAGGGTCACTCAGTCGGGATTCGCGCAGTGGGCTGTGGgccatgtggttcctggaaaATAAGTTTGAAACCTTCAACTCTCCGGATGAGCCGGTACACTTTGGGAAAGTGGAGCGGATCGGGGTTTTCGTGGATTACGACAGAGGTCAAATATCATTCTGGGACACGGAGGCTGCAACACTTATTTACTCTTTCTCTGAGTGTTTCTTTACCGAGGAGCTCTATCCGTACTTTAATCCCTGTGACAATGAATTTGGCTCCAACTTGGATCCGATCATAATAGTTCCTGTTGGTGAAAGCGAGTCAGCCGGGCTTCAGAGACTCACTCTTTGA